ctatcaggatcccttcatcaactggataggagtaacgacaaatgttgcctagacggtggcttcagtcttactgatgtattactttgtaagatcttttgtgaataattaataaagtggctgcatgcatcgcctAGTTGTAGAGGCcaggggtcttcctccttttcccaAAAAATGCTCGATTAATATTTTTCAAgaacttgtttaacatttttttcaaatgcttgattattattttttaaatacatgatcaactttttcacACACATTTTATATTTTTCTATGTACATGAGACACATTTTCTCTATATGCATTTAACATTTGGAAGGAggaaacaaaagtaaaaaaaagcaaataaaaaaacagaaacaaaaaagggaGGTTGTGGCCTCCCGCGCACCCCATCTCGTGCCTCCTTTAGGCGAGCCTTCCTCGGTCTTGCTTGAAGCAAGGTATAGTTGTGCCCTCCCGCGGGCCAAGCACGTCACTGGTCGAGCACGTGTGCTAACGGGCCGGCCCGTGAGATTCGAACCATACGGCCAGCAATAGTGATTACTCATGCTCATGAGTAAAACAGGCTCCATTTGGATATACTGGGCAATATGGGCTAGGGAGATAAGCGGAAATTCATAGttgatcccgagctcatatgctcccatgaaaataaattcaaaaagtaAACAAATAtaatagtttttttttgaaaatttccaATTGTTTACTTAAAAGATGCTCGGGGTGTGTTaggtgcatgcaaaatttcatgtaGAATGAAATTCTAGGGGCTTTGGACAAAAAACACAATTCTCCAAAGAAACAAGCATTCTGAAACACTGACTTTGTATTTTCTTTAGAGCTTCTCGGGTGTCATTTCTTGATGAAATTTTACTCACATTTAGAACACTCGAGCATCATTGGTACCAATTTCTTTTCCAGGTTTATCGATTCTATTTTATTCTTTCAATTTACTATCCGCACGAGAACATATGAGCTCAGGTGGAGAAATGTCGTGTCAAGAAATAAAGTATCTTTCTATAGAAAAGTTATTGGGATTCTAACATTTTGATTGGTCCACATTGCATTGTACGAACAGTCTGATCCGCTAATATCTTTTACCGGCCTTAGGTGCTCAAAGTCGGGACTAGCAGAAACCTCGTTCTCTTCTCCCTGGAGTGGCGGTGTCTTAGTGGGCAAGACAGAGGGGACTGGCAAGAGCTAGGGCTCCACGTAATCCCAATTTTGTGCATGTATGTTATTGTTTTGTGCTTTTAACCTTTCAGATTTTATGAAAAATACATGTATTAATGTAATTTGGCTCCTGTTGTCAAAAGTATGAGTCATGTGATTCTTGACTCCGCCACCGGCGGTGTCCCACCTTTGGCCAAGCTCCATCTCACCAGCCACATAACATATGTGCTCCTCCCCTTGAAGCCGCGACTACTCTGCCCTAAGTGGACGTCCATCCGCCCGAAACTCCATGCCTGCCTTTATTCACTGCAATCCTCCTCAAGGTGACTCTGTTCAGGACGAATGTCAGTCTTTCGACAAAATGTTAGTGTATGAATGTTCTGATTGGATAATGACTCCTCACTACACACAACGGGTGGTTGTTGAACTGCTAAGAAGACAAGTGCAAGGGGGAGGGGGTGCTCAATGCATTCACAACACATTACTCCCCTAGGCCCTAGAGCTCGTGACCATACCTCGTTAGCTACTCCTAGAAGGCAGCAATTTGCCAAACAGGTAGAATAGTGAGTCGTTAGTAGCAGGTAATGCAAAGATCAAAATGGTAATTTAACATTCTTATCCTTGCTATTATATCAGACACATCTATTGTTTCTTTGTTTCTTAATTAGAATCTTTCTCTTGAATTGCATAAGATATTACTTAGTTCTTTCCAACCGACAAAGAATGGATCTTGATTGGCGATGAGACGTCAAATATTCCTCATGTAGCTCATGTGGATGCAGCGCAAgtaacaaggtttgcccggctccggcgagggatgGATGATGACAACAACGCACCTTCCGCTCgctctagtgcttgtagtcgtcgctaggtggtccacgaACATAGTTGTAATTTTTATTGCCTCTGATGTTCTTTATACTGCCATGATTGATGATGAATATATTGAaagttttccaaaaaaaaaatcgtATGATATGTACAAGAATATGTATCAAATCATTGCCACTGCCATAACCACATTACATTTTGGACTTACCATCTCGGTGTGTGGGATTGGGATGACACAATTATTCTCATTTTTcttactccctctctctcagtttacagggcgtgtgcGTATCCCTAGgtcatcaatttgaccaacctaatataagttatatattacaaaaaatataccaatataaacttcaaaTGTTCTACTTTCAAAAGGCATAATTTTTgtattatatagtttatattagggtgttaaaattggcaacctaggtatacacgtaggacttgtaaactgtgacggagggagtatcGTTTTGTAATTAATATGGATTAGTAAGAAACCTTGGTGACATGTTTTTAGAAGAAACATGCTGAAACTATCATTGCTTCCCTTGGTTCTAGGTTCTCAACcttcaaatatattttttgccCAAACATGCATACATGCTTTCTTATTTGACCATGTTTCATATTCTTTGGCATTGATGGAATTCTTGCTGATCGCTTAATTGCAAGGAACATTTACCTGTTCTCAAAGATCCTAAAACATCTCAATAACTTTCAATGAATGGATGTTATGCTTCCAATATATGTTGACCTTGATTACGTTACATGAATCAATGTTATGCTTCTAGTATAATGGTGCAAACCTCCTCAAAATGTTTGTTTGCATTCCATTCACACGATCTCCTAACTTTAGTAGCAACAATCCATTCACATCATCGCAACATGTCGAGTACATAATTGCAGTGTTTTGCATGCTCCACTGATTAGTTTATGTATACGATATTTTCAAAGATGTCATGACGTGTAGAAAGAATCCAGGCTTCATGTTTGGAGATATTAAGTATTGGCTACACCAAGATGTAAGGGGAAAAAAATTCCATTACAGTGTGTGTTGCGGCTACTCTTTGTATATTGACAacgtttttgatgcatttactctTTGTACATTGTGTATCATTTCAATCATCCCAAAGTGTGAACCTGTAGTGTTGCAGAAATTTACTCTTCATTCATAGTTACACTGAAAATTAACAATGATGGATGATGTGTGCACAAAGTATATATATAGGACAATACGTCAGGATATAATTCAGCGTCGCGGGATTGCGCAAGATCTTGTCTGGCTACACTGATGAAATGCTGATTGACTGGAACCCTGCAAATAAAAAATCTGAATGACTAGGACATTTGGCAAACACACTGGAATGGCCATCAGAATATCAATTTTGAAGCTAATACATCATTTGTTCCTTACCTCACGCAAAAACTTATGTCTGCATAGTAGACTGATTTTACTTACAATATGCCGCTCAAGAAACCCCTACAAAATGATGAACAATTCGGTAAGTGTCTTCCAGATGATAATAGTAACACAGGTCAACTGTCAACTGAGGGCATAAGTTACCAGAATCCAGAGGGCGcattttcctttttcctgcatTGAAAACAAGAACAATCAACCAAAAAGCAGAAATCATTCCAAGATCATGCCCAATGTTAAAAACTAGGATGTAGCTATTGAATAAAAGCAGTATATGAGTGGCATTTTATTGGCCCAGATATCCGCGTCGAGGCGAGGGTCGGAAACGGGAGAGCCTGCCTTGCCCCTGGTACTCGTATATATTTCTGAATATCATTGGGTACTCTTTTTGTAACGAAATTGGTACCACTTCTTACAGCTGGACAGTTTGATTTCCCATTATGGGCCTAGAATTATGGATTGTTGTCAAAGAACCTGTTACCACGATAAACTCTTCTTGCCCAAATTTTAGGGTGCCAGGAACCTTTTATTTGTATACACAATTAGGGAACTGTAAACCCCTCGATTTGAAAGTTCTCTTATACCTATTGTATTATTGTACCAAGTAATAACACTTGTTAGTATATCATTTAAAAGACTAGTTTGCATGACATACAACAATAAGCAATTAAGGCCAGACACTCTGAATGAAGACTACCTTAGGTCTTGAGTTTTCTCTTTTTATATTCTATGGGATACAGGGAGTCCTGAATTCTTTTTCTATTTCACTTACGTGACATTTGTTTTAGTTCATTAATCTATCTTTTGTTTCTAAGGGAATGTACAGCCCTGTAAGTTTGCTACTTCAGCTATTCAATACAAATACACTGTTGAACAACAACCTCACCAACCAACTTAACAATAAgcaaaataataataatcaaaAGTATGTTTCTGGAATGGAACTTTTTTGGAGAACATGTTTCTACACAGAAACTAATACTGTGCAATTAAGTTCATTCCTAATACTCAATACCAATAGCTGCGCAATATCTGTGTTCCACAATTCATCTCAGTCATACCATTGACCAGCATATCAAAAGGAATAAACATATGGATCAGTTGTAAAGAAGGGGGCAGTGAAAGTCGCCCACTATTTTGCACAAATAGTATAATATTAACTGTAATGGCAGCTATAGCTATTTAAAAATTAGATAACAAGTTAAATAACTTCTATAAATTCTTACTTTTTTGTTCCTACAAAGGCATTGGTGATGTCATCAGCTGTTGGATTCCCGGTGAATTCAGCTAGCAAATCATATTTTTCTCCATTAGGTTCATCAACCCTTCGAAAAATCTCATATTTATTTGTATAAGCCATCCTGTATCAATAATTCAACCAAACTGTAATGACTGAAATTTTATCTAACTGTCGGCACCATTAGCAGAAGTATGATACTTTGGAGAGAAAAAGTAAGAGAGATAACCTTAAAGCGCCCATTATAGGATAAAATGTACCAGCATAGAAGAGAAGCCGGAAAGAATAACAAGTCTCAAATGATGCAGCATACTGAAGCCTCACATCTCTTCCCATTGTCTTCACCATGAAAATCAAGAAACAGCTGAATACTAGCTGTCATGCTATGATTAAGTGGAACTTATATGGAGCACTTACTTGCATTACGCCACTTGATGCAGGCATATCCTGTAAATGTAAATTTCAGGGATATTAAGGTTTGCAATGACGATGCCAAGAAACAATTCTCACCAGGTTGGATTTTTATTTCTAGAACACTCCTTCCTAGATTAGATTAGGCCCAAGCATTATATGAGCAAACAAACACAAACATTTTAGTTCCAATGAGATTTCCTAAGGGCAACAAAAGAGATAATAGAAACTACACTAATTTAAAAAATAAACAGGTCCAGGATACAAAGCAAAAATCTCTTAGAGACatgtcatgtgtgtgtgtgtgtgtgtgtgtgtgtgtgtgtgtgtgagagagagagagagagagagagagagagagagagagttagtatgCACCCAACCTTCAGGCGAGGATTTACAAGAATCACAGGTCTGTCACCAGCAGCATCAGTCATAGCTCTCATATCCTGCAAAACTCTAATATGATACTACAGATCGAAAAGGGTATATACTCTATAACTAGGAAAAAAAATACTAAGACATAGAATCTTTACATCAATTATGCAgtttccaacagcattttggggaGCAATGAGAACAAACATGTCATCTTCTTTATCAATCTCACTAGCACCTGTAATCAAATTAAACATACAAGTAACAGAAACAGCAGAAAACAATAAAATGCACGACCAAAAAGAAACAGCAGAAAACAATAAAATGCACGACCAATAACAGGCAAAGCTACAGCCAAGGACAAGATGATCTGCCATCTCTGGAGCATTGCCACACAGCGGGCAGAGCACACTGCAAGGCCAACCCCTTGTCAAAAGCCTATCCGCCATGAGAATGCACCAACGCAGCAGAAACCACATGAAAAACCTGCATTTTGCTTCCGTCTTCGCCTTCCAGATGGCGTCTGGGTGGACATCCACTGGAGAGAAAGAGCCCTGGAATTGGATGGAGTAGGCCGAGGCCGCAGAGTAAGACCCATCCACCCACCATCTCCACGCAACTGAGTCCTGCACGGTGGGCTGAAGGGAGACGCCAGCGAGAAGTACCCAGAGTTGCGTGTACTCCTGGACCTGATGTTCCGTGGATATACCCGAAGGGGCCAAGCCCAGCTGTTGTCCTGAAGCGCCCTGAAGACTAAGATGCCTTTGCGCTTAATAAGCAGGAAGAGGCTTGGGGTGAACTCCCTTGGCACCCGACCACTAAGCCAGTGAGATGTCCAGAATTAGGGCATTGTGGCCATCCCCAATGGAAATTGAGACCGAGGATGCAAACAGCTCCTGGTCAACCGCACTGTTGGGCGAAGGCGTCCCCACCCAAGGCTTCTCTGAGTTCATCCGGTCAAACCACAACCATCTGAGGCGCAGCGCCATGCTGAACTTCTCAATGTCCTTGACGCCGAGCCCACCAAGGCACTTAGGCATGCACACCTGCGCNNNNNNNNNNNNNNNNNNNNNNNNNNNNNNNNNNNNNNNNNNNNNNNNNNNNNNNNNNNNNNNNNNNNNNNNNNNNNNNNNNNNNNNNNNNNNNNNNNNNNNNNNNNNNNNNNNNNNNNNNNNNNNNNNNNNNNNNNNNNNNNNNNNNNNNNNNNNNNNNNNNNNNNNNNNNNNNNNNNNNNNNNNNNNNNNNNNNNNNNNNNNNNNNNNNNNNNNNNNNNNNNNNNNNNNNNNNNNNNNNNNNNNNNNNNNNNNNNNNNNNNNNNNNNNNNNNNNNNNNNNNNNNNNNNNNNNNNNNNNNNNNNNNNNNNNNNNNNNttgtgtgtgtgtgtgtgtgtggttgtggtGTTTGGCTCATAAGGCCCATGTAGAGTTCATATATCTATAGCAATGAGAGTAGTAAAAAATggaaaaaatccacaaaatttcCCCGATAACCAACACTTAATTTCATTTTCAGTATTCTTCAGATGAAACTAAGTAGCCATCCTTTATTTTATTCAATGCTATCGAACGTATTAATTTAGTGGATGACGAACCTACTGCTCCAATATTTATGAAGGCGCCCATCGCCCCATAGTCACCCCAGTCCATGAATTCCAATATTTTTCTGGTTCCAGCAAGCTGAAGTGGAATACCAGCAAATGCGCCTTGCCCCATGGAGCCTTGAACACAGACCTGATAAGAAGTCAGCAGTCTCATGTTGTGTCATCAAAAAAGGCAGTGGGCGGGTGGAGGTATATGGATGAATACCGAATGTAAGCACCTTGACACGCTTTCCGTCATCAGCAAAGGTAAGAGATAAATCTCTTACAAGTTCCATGAGGGTTCCTATACGATAAACATCCTGAAGATAAAAAAGGTTTGATTGACAGTTGACGCCAGCAAAAAAGATATGTAAGCTTGTGTGCTCTTACCATTTCGGGGTTAAGCTCCGGAATATTGATATCTATCTGCATGTTTGAGGAAAAGTAGACACTAATCAAGAAAAAATGTTTTCCCAGCAAGCATGAAGCGAAAAAAAGGTGAAAGGACTACAAGGTTCAGTCACAATGATTAATCCCAAGTACATATTATTCCCTCTAGGTTAAATATGCAACAGAAAGAGAAAAGTACTCAAGTTGCCTCAGTGAATAGTTTAGTCAGTGAGTTCTGATTTCAACCTTCAATAGAGATTTGAAATAAATTGAAACGTAAGTGGCAACCTGCAACCGAGTCTTTTTATCTTCAATAGCATGCTTTGTAGCTTGTATCACATCGCCGTAAAAGTATTTCCTGATCTCTCTGGAGTGTGGAATGTTATTTAATCTCGTTGGAATTCCACGCCACTCCTGGCAGAAAGCATTTAGACATACATTAATAGAAGAGATCTAAGTGTACACACTTCACTTTAAGATCTCACACATAGAATAAAATGGCTAACTATATTACACGTACCTTTTTCGAAGCTGTTGTGTCTGGTGGTTTTCCTGTTCAATGAAGAGTTTGAGCAAACAATGAGAATTGAGCCAGCATAGTAAAAAAAGAAGCTAAAAGCTTTGCCTGATTATACTAATGAAGAAGAGAACATAACTAAAAATCAACTCCTCATAGTCATTTAGAAATCCTGGGCACGGCTAAGCtgcaaaatcttcatatggattGTAATCCAAAGGAGACGTAGGATCTTTCATCATAAAGCAAGGAGAGGTCTGCAATATAATGAGATATGCATTTGCTGCGGCTTTCAGAAGATTTCAGTCACTTATTGGTGGGGTATTCAGTGGTCAACCTAATTTGGGCTGAAGCCCTATCATGATTCAACCGCAAGTTAACCCGTAGGGTTCCTTTTTGTGGCCGGCCTAGTTTTGTAACTCGCCTTTTGGTCGATGTTTATTTTCTCTGTTTGGGTCCTGTTGTTTTCTCTTGTGGGCATGCCATTCGTGGCATTCTAAAAGTATTACTATCTTTCTCTCTAATATATACATGCAGCTCTCTTGCATGGTCTCGCTAAATAAACGATATATACCGATTCTTGACATATTAGCTAAAACTGATAGCATATTATGGTTATTTGAAAATAGTATTAGCACATACTAAAAGAAGGCATATTAGCTCAAAGTGATAtgcaaaaatattttaaaaaatgcaGCTTCGAAATCGTGAAATGGGCTGTTCTTAAGCAAACAGAGAGACCAGTTGATCTAGTGGAGTTACATGATAGTGGTTGTGAATGACAGCAGAAGAGTGGAAGAAGACATTAGTGGGGAACTTTATTTATGCTCTGACCGTTTGTCTTGGCCAACTTTTTTTCTGAAGCATTCGTAATCTTCTGTAACATGGAATCTATTTCATGAAAAATGACTTCCACTGGGCGATTTCCATCAATCTACATTGCAGGTTGAAGGAACAAAGGTTACTTCTGATTTACTATCTGGATCACTGCTATGATAGTAGCTAGAAATACACGAGAACCTGGTTAAGCAGATCTGAGTATGTTGGAATAACAGCTTCAGAATTTTGTTTGTAAGTCTCAAGGCGTGATTTAACCTGCAGAAGAAAGAAGGCTCTTATGGTTCAGAATGTTTCATGGAAGCGATGCCAGAATTATGCAATTACAATGTCATAAAGAAAAGGGATGGAAGGGGGTACGGTAAGTAATGGAAAGGTTTGCATCAGTTTAATTGTATAATTCAACTTTGTATTCTGTAAATGACAGTAAAATTTTAAACAGCACAATATTTTTCCCCTGACGTGTCTTAAAAGTTTACAAAAAGCACTGAGAATGTAGAGCTAGCTGAAAGAGGGGGATTAAGTGATGTAAAAAGACCTAAAAAATATTAATAATACAATCCAAGTCAAACCTAGATATACAACACTTCGAACTTAAGATAACCAAAGCATGCATAATATTTTTTTCCTCTAGAGTAAGCAGGAGCGTATCATTAAGAAGAGAAGTTATAGTACAGATCAAGAACAATAGGAAAAATAATTACAGTACTTAGCAGCTGTGGCCTACAATAAATAAACACAGATAGTAACGAACAGAACATAATTGCAAGCAAGTTTCTAAGCAACCTGCACCTGCCAAACTCTTTGATGTTCAAATCTAGGTCCAAGCTAGTGATGAACGAACAAAAGGAATTTGCACAAATCGAATTCTTAAATGCAGCCCCAAGCTCTCAAACTAGCATATTATATTTAACAAGATAGATACATCTATAGACCTTACCGAGGATGACAAAACAAGTAAAAGATTACTTAAGTGGACAACAACAGAAACCTTTTCAAATGTATCATCAGAGCGTGTAATAAGCCTGGCAGATATCTCCTCATTCTCTGGGGGGAAGTTCTTTACATGGTAAATTTTGCCCGTCACAGGATCCAGTCTTCTTCCAACACATCTATCGATTAGATTGTCATCAGGAACCTGAATTTAGAAACAAAATGAAACACAAGAGGTCAAAGATATCTGTGGTATACAGTGTTTGGGAT
Above is a window of Triticum aestivum cultivar Chinese Spring chromosome 6B, IWGSC CS RefSeq v2.1, whole genome shotgun sequence DNA encoding:
- the LOC123136018 gene encoding probable adenylate kinase 5, chloroplastic, with protein sequence MGRTHRWRLGAGSRVVTRLNSEAARLQSCSLRFPSTHWPSSATRMAASSPAATATRPTTTPPLAGPAIHRGLGAARLLPGSLSRCSPPASTAQTVSSAAPKTRGLLLPCRAAEGAAPARAGAPLKVMISGAPASGKGTQCRMIVEKYGLVHISTGDLLRAEVSSGTDIGKKAKEYMDSGMLVPDQVVTDMVVSRLSQPDVRERGWLLDGYPRSYAQAQSLDSMKIRPDIFVLLEVPDDNLIDRCVGRRLDPVTGKIYHVKNFPPENEEISARLITRSDDTFEKVKSRLETYKQNSEAVIPTYSDLLNQIDGNRPVEVIFHEIDSMLQKITNASEKKLAKTNGKPPDTTASKKEWRGIPTRLNNIPHSREIRKYFYGDVIQATKHAIEDKKTRLQIDINIPELNPEMDVYRIGTLMELVRDLSLTFADDGKRVKVCVQGSMGQGAFAGIPLQLAGTRKILEFMDWGDYGAMGAFINIGAVGASEIDKEDDMFVLIAPQNAVGNCIIDDMRAMTDAAGDRPVILVNPRLKDMPASSGVMQTMGRDVRLQYAASFETCYSFRLLFYAGTFYPIMGALRMAYTNKYEIFRRVDEPNGEKYDLLAEFTGNPTADDITNAFVGTKKKKENAPSGFWGFLSGIL